One window from the genome of Myripristis murdjan chromosome 6, fMyrMur1.1, whole genome shotgun sequence encodes:
- the LOC115360757 gene encoding MOB kinase activator 2 has protein sequence MGGCHSYPSATEADTTTLQPSDISNKKLGINNNNLEERPYLQQQYVCQRITHTDMSALTALPPGFDQAEWLASNTVAFFKHINLLSSALSEFCTPSTCPTACGPGNIVYVWTDDQGKKLKCSAPLYFDYALSYIQDLLTDEDVFPTKAGSVFPAGFVFLVQKVFLLLFRTLAHIYWSHYRETLALGLHPHLNTLFTHLTHFCQQHSLLEPEDTEPLQDLITALGQYS, from the exons ATGGGGGGTTGCCATAGTTACCCCTCAGCTACGGAGGCAGACACCACAACTCTTCAGCCCTCTGACATAAGCAATAAAAAACT GGgaattaataacaataatctgGAGGAGCGTCCATATCTCCAGCAGCAGTATGTGTGCCAgcgcatcacacacacagacatgtctGCCCTCACAGCCCTGCCGCCCGGCTTCGACCAGGCAGAGTGGCTCGCCAGTAACA CGGTGGCGTTTTTCAAGCATATTAACCTGCTCTCCAGTGCGCTGTCTGAGTTCTGCACCCCCAGCACCTGCCCTACTGCCTGTGGACCAGGCAACAT AGTTTATGTTTGGACGGACGATCAGGGCAAGAAGCTGAAGTGCTCTGCTCCACTTTATTTCGACTATGCCTTGTCATACATTCAGGACCTGTTGACTGATGAAGATGTGTTCCCCACCAAAGCAG GTTCAGTGTTTCCCGCTGGCTTCGTCTTTCTGGTCCAGAaggtgtttctgctgttgttcaGGACTCTGGCTCACATTTACTGGTCTCACTACAGAGAAACACTGGCGCTGGGCCTGCACCCGCACCTCAACACGCTcttcacacacctcacacacttCTGCCAGCAGCATTCACTACTGGAGCCAGAGGACACCGAGCCGCTGCAGGACCTCATCACAGCTCTGGGACAGTACAGCTGA